In a genomic window of Panthera tigris isolate Pti1 chromosome D4, P.tigris_Pti1_mat1.1, whole genome shotgun sequence:
- the TRUB2 gene encoding LOW QUALITY PROTEIN: mitochondrial mRNA pseudouridine synthase TRUB2 (The sequence of the model RefSeq protein was modified relative to this genomic sequence to represent the inferred CDS: inserted 1 base in 1 codon; deleted 1 base in 1 codon): MGSRRLALARLHGLFAVYKPPGLKWKHLRDTVELQLLKGVNAGKPPAPEQRVRFLLGPMEGSEEKALTLTATSVPSLTNHPLVCGPAFTSLKVGVGHRLDAQSSGVLVLGVGHGRSLLTDMYNAHLTKDYTVRGLLGKATDDFCEDGRLVEKSTYDHVTREKLDRVLALIQGSHQKALVMYSNLDLQTQEAYDMAVRGLIRPMNKSPMLITGIRCLHFAPPEFLLEVQCMHETQKQLRKLVHEIGLELKTTAVCSQVRRTRDGFFTLDDALLRTQWDIHSIQNAIQATAPXVAVELEKSLRPGLGTRQRPDPSWSWDSRGPSSASGLENGAGH; this comes from the exons ATGGGGTCCCGCCGCCTGGCGCTGGCGCGGCTTCATGGGCTCTTCGCGGTCTACAAGCCCCCGGGTCTGAAATGGAAGCACCTGCGGGACACCGTGGAGCTGCAGCTTCTGAAGG GTGTCAATGCTGGGAAGCCTCCTGCCCCTGAACAGCGTGTTCGGTTCCTGCTGGGCCCCATGGAAGGCAGTGAAGAGAAGGCGCTTACCCTCACAGCCACCAGTGTGCCTTCTCTCACCAACCATCCGCTGG tCTGTGGACCAGCATTCACCAGCTTGAAGGTTGGCGTGGGACACCGGCTGGATGCCCAGTCGTCTGGGGTGCTTG TGCTTGGCGTGGGACACGGACGCAGCCTCCTCACCGACATGTACAATGCTCACCTCACCAAG GATTACACGGTGCGTGGCCTCCTGGGCAAAGCCACAGATGACTTCTGTGAAGATGGGCGGCTGGTGGAGAAGTCAACATATG ACCACGTGACCAGAGAGAAACTGGACCGGGTCCTGGCCCTGATCCAAGGTTCCCATCAGAAGGCCCTGGTGAT GTACTCCAACCTCGACCTGCAGACCCAGGAGGCCTACGACATGGCCGTGAGAGGCTTGATCCGGCCCATGAACAAGTCCCCGATGCTGATAACGGGCATTCGATGCCTCCACTTTGCGCCTCCGGAGTTCCTCTTAG AGGTACAGTGCATGCACGAGACACAGAAGCAACTGCGAAAGTTGGTGCACGAGATCGGCCTGGAGCTGAAGACCACTGCTGTCTGCTCCCAAGTGCGGCGTACCCGTGACGGCTTCTTCACCCTGGACGACGCCCTCCTGAGGACCCAGTGGGACATACACAGCATCCAGAATGCCATCCAGGCCACAGCTC GGGTGGCAGTGGAACTGGAGAAGAGCTTGAGGCCAGGCCTGGGCACC CGGCAGCGCCCCGACCCTAGCTGGTCCTGGGACTCCAGGGGGCCGAGCTCTGCCTCAGGGCTGGAGAATGGTGCTGGGCATTGA